In Opitutaceae bacterium TAV5, one genomic interval encodes:
- a CDS encoding LacI family transcription regulator: protein MTLMGMKRTTQRDIAAKVGVGRSTVTLALQDHPRIAPETRRRIQEVARELGYSPDPFLAGLASYRNRQRTAAFHGTIAWLVNFEDGPYPWKKYPHYLLYFQGASRRALHHGYQLEEIHLNEKGLSPARMAGILHARNITGVLLCPQPKAEMEVDFAWHEFSAVTFGYSLLKPSFHTVAAAHFLNTRNAMQALIRRGYRRIGMVIDEDINRRCGHNVQAGYLIEQTLLGGKKGAGQIPVEPLFDYDSRRGPNATDSRNLVRYIERQQLDAILTSDYRILENLTAAGISAPDDIGVAGISLPVGEGPLSGVVEDSEQVGALAVDLLVGMMQHRERGVPPAPTRTHLEGIWHEGRTLRPAP, encoded by the coding sequence TTGACGCTCATGGGAATGAAACGGACTACGCAGCGGGATATCGCGGCCAAGGTGGGGGTAGGACGGAGCACGGTCACGCTCGCCTTGCAAGATCATCCCAGGATCGCGCCCGAAACCCGCCGGCGGATCCAGGAAGTGGCCCGTGAACTCGGCTACTCGCCCGATCCCTTTCTCGCCGGCCTCGCCAGTTACCGGAACCGCCAGCGCACGGCCGCCTTTCATGGCACCATCGCGTGGCTCGTCAATTTTGAGGACGGGCCGTATCCATGGAAAAAATACCCCCACTACCTGCTTTATTTTCAGGGAGCATCCCGCCGGGCCCTTCATCATGGTTACCAGCTTGAGGAAATTCACCTCAACGAAAAGGGACTTTCTCCCGCGCGCATGGCCGGCATCCTCCATGCCCGCAACATCACCGGCGTCCTCCTCTGCCCCCAGCCCAAGGCCGAAATGGAAGTGGATTTCGCCTGGCACGAGTTTTCGGCCGTCACCTTCGGTTATTCCCTGCTGAAGCCGTCCTTCCACACCGTCGCCGCCGCGCATTTCCTGAATACGCGGAATGCCATGCAAGCTCTGATCCGGCGCGGCTACCGGCGCATCGGCATGGTCATCGACGAGGACATCAATCGCCGCTGCGGACACAATGTGCAGGCCGGTTACCTGATCGAGCAAACGCTGCTTGGCGGGAAAAAGGGCGCCGGGCAAATTCCCGTCGAACCCCTCTTCGACTACGATTCGCGGCGCGGCCCCAACGCGACGGATTCGCGGAACCTCGTCCGTTATATCGAGCGTCAGCAGCTGGATGCCATCCTCACGTCCGATTACCGTATTCTCGAAAACCTGACCGCAGCCGGCATTTCCGCCCCGGATGATATCGGGGTGGCAGGCATCAGCCTGCCCGTCGGGGAAGGCCCTCTTTCCGGCGTCGTCGAGGACAGTGAGCAGGTAGGGGCCCTCGCCGTCGACCTGCTCGTCGGCATGATGCAGCACAGGGAGCGCGGCGTGCCGCCCGCGCCTACGCGCACCCACCTCGAAGGTATCTGGCACGAAGGCCGCACCTTGCGGCCGGCTCCGTGA